In the genome of Entelurus aequoreus isolate RoL-2023_Sb linkage group LG08, RoL_Eaeq_v1.1, whole genome shotgun sequence, one region contains:
- the decr2 gene encoding peroxisomal 2,4-dienoyl-CoA reductase [(3E)-enoyl-CoA-producing] isoform X2 codes for MAELQRSGDVLPEDVGTDDCLTSYTHIYSPDLLKDQVAFITGGGSGIGLRIAEIFMRHGCDTVIASRNIDKLKEAAEKLSAVSGRRCLPLSLDVRKPESIAAAVDETLKEMGRVDILINNAAGNFLCPASALSFNAFKTVMEIDTLGTFNTSKVVYEKWFKDHGGSIVNISATLGYKGQALQVHAGSAKAANDAMTKHLAVEWGPSGVRVNAVAPGPISGTEGFRRLGGPRGESAGLFQSIPLQRAGNKTEMAHCTLFLASRAASYVTGAILVADGGSWLTSANDVSKLMGYWSSEKRDK; via the exons ATGGCTGAGCTCCAAAGATCAGGTGATGTGCTACCTGAAGATGTTGGAACTGATGACTGCCTGActtcatacacacacatctacagcCCCGACTTACTCAA AGATCAGGTTGCATTTATCACTGGTGGCGGATCAGGAATCGGACTCAGGATAGCTGAAATCTTCATGAG GCATGGCTGTGACACAGTAATCGCCAGCAGGAACATTGACAAGCTCAAAGAG GCTGCTGAGAAGCTATCGGCCGTTTCGGGACGTCGTTGCCTCCCGTTGAGCTTGGACGTGAGGAAGCCTGAGAGCATTGCTGCAGCCGTGGATGAGACGCTGAAAGAAATGGGCCGTGTAGACATTCTCATTAACA ATGCTGCCGGAAACTTCCTCTGCCCAGCCTCTGCACTTTCCTTCAACGCATTCAAGACAGTTATGGAGATAGACACGTTGGGAACGTTCAACACAAGCAAAGTTGTGTACGAGAAGTGGTTCAAG GATCACGGGGGCAGCATTGTCAACATCTCTGCAACACTTGGATACAAGGGCCAAGCGCTCCAGGTGCATGCTGGCTCTGCCAAGGCGGCAAATG ATGCCATGACCAAGCACCTGGCTGTGGAGTGGGGACCCAGCGGGGTGCGAGTGAACGCCGTGGCCCCAGGTCCGATCTCTGGCACAGAGGGCTTCCGCAGACTGG GTGGCCCAAGAGGGGAGTCTGCTGGTCTGTTCCAGTCCATTCCTTTGCAGCGAGCAGGCAACAAGACAGAGATGGCCCACTGCACTCTTTTCTTAGCCAGCCGGGCGGCGTCCTACGTGACAGGAGCCATCCTGGTGGCGGACGGCGGATCGTGGCTGACCTCGGCTAACGACGTCTCCAAGCTGATGG GTTATTGGTCGTCTGAAAAGAGAGACAAGTAA
- the decr2 gene encoding peroxisomal 2,4-dienoyl-CoA reductase [(3E)-enoyl-CoA-producing] isoform X1, whose protein sequence is MAELQRSGDVLPEDVGTDDCLTSYTHIYSPDLLKDQVAFITGGGSGIGLRIAEIFMRHGCDTVIASRNIDKLKEAAEKLSAVSGRRCLPLSLDVRKPESIAAAVDETLKEMGRVDILINNAAGNFLCPASALSFNAFKTVMEIDTLGTFNTSKVVYEKWFKDHGGSIVNISATLGYKGQALQVHAGSAKAANDAMTKHLAVEWGPSGVRVNAVAPGPISGTEGFRRLGGPRGESAGLFQSIPLQRAGNKTEMAHCTLFLASRAASYVTGAILVADGGSWLTSANDVSKLMGIAASKSAKL, encoded by the exons ATGGCTGAGCTCCAAAGATCAGGTGATGTGCTACCTGAAGATGTTGGAACTGATGACTGCCTGActtcatacacacacatctacagcCCCGACTTACTCAA AGATCAGGTTGCATTTATCACTGGTGGCGGATCAGGAATCGGACTCAGGATAGCTGAAATCTTCATGAG GCATGGCTGTGACACAGTAATCGCCAGCAGGAACATTGACAAGCTCAAAGAG GCTGCTGAGAAGCTATCGGCCGTTTCGGGACGTCGTTGCCTCCCGTTGAGCTTGGACGTGAGGAAGCCTGAGAGCATTGCTGCAGCCGTGGATGAGACGCTGAAAGAAATGGGCCGTGTAGACATTCTCATTAACA ATGCTGCCGGAAACTTCCTCTGCCCAGCCTCTGCACTTTCCTTCAACGCATTCAAGACAGTTATGGAGATAGACACGTTGGGAACGTTCAACACAAGCAAAGTTGTGTACGAGAAGTGGTTCAAG GATCACGGGGGCAGCATTGTCAACATCTCTGCAACACTTGGATACAAGGGCCAAGCGCTCCAGGTGCATGCTGGCTCTGCCAAGGCGGCAAATG ATGCCATGACCAAGCACCTGGCTGTGGAGTGGGGACCCAGCGGGGTGCGAGTGAACGCCGTGGCCCCAGGTCCGATCTCTGGCACAGAGGGCTTCCGCAGACTGG GTGGCCCAAGAGGGGAGTCTGCTGGTCTGTTCCAGTCCATTCCTTTGCAGCGAGCAGGCAACAAGACAGAGATGGCCCACTGCACTCTTTTCTTAGCCAGCCGGGCGGCGTCCTACGTGACAGGAGCCATCCTGGTGGCGGACGGCGGATCGTGGCTGACCTCGGCTAACGACGTCTCCAAGCTGATGGGTATAGCCGCCTCTAAATCCGCTAAACTCTGA
- the LOC133655601 gene encoding retinol dehydrogenase 13-like isoform X1, whose product MNKYVLPVSVFGTAIGCAVIIKNHVTGGRCHSKAKLNGKTVVITGANTGIGKETARELAKRGGRVIMGCRDMEKCEAAAREIRGNTLNPHVYACKLDLASMASIREFAVRIKEKEQRVDVLINNAGVMRCPPWKTEDGFEMQFGVNHLGHFLLTNLLLDKLKESAPSRVINLASLAHIVGKMDFDDLNWERKKYDTKQAYCQSKLANVLFTRELAKRLQGTGITVNAVHPGIVATELGRHTGLHRSWLSSTALGPFFSLLVKNPELGSQPSIYMAVAEEMEGVTGRYYDVLSEKEPAPQAMDEEAARRLWEISSRLVGLEEKELSSMPAQSQLSAEKTHGHSMGPVVGAAGL is encoded by the exons GAACCATGTGACAGGGGGCCGCTGTCATAGCAAAGCTAAGTTAAACGGGAAGACGGTGGTGATAACTGGAGCCAACACAGGCATTGGCAAAGAGACGGCGCGGGAATTGGCCAAGAGAG GGGGGCGTGTCATTATGGGATGCCGAGACATGGAAAAGTGTGAGGCGGCTGCCAGAGAAATCCGCGGCAACACCCTGAATCCTCATGTCTATGCATGTAAGCTGGACTTGGCCTCTATGGCATCCATACGGGAGTTTGCAGTGAGGATCAAAGAAA AGGAGCAGCGTGTGGACGTATTAATAAACAATGCAGGGGTCATGAGATGTCCCCCCTGGAAAACAGAGGATGGATTTGAGATGCAGTTTGGAGTTAATCATTTAG GCCACTTCTTATTGACAAATCTTTTGCTGGATAAGTTAAAAGAGTCCGCCCCCAGCAGAGTGATCAACCTTGCCTCGCTCGCCCACATCGTTGGAAAGATGGACTTTGACGACCTTAACTGGGAGAGGAAGAAGTATGACACCAAGCAAGCGTACTGTCAGAGCAAGCTTGCCAATGTTCTCTTTACAAGAGAGCTGGCCAAGCGCTTACAAG GAACAGGAATCACAGTGAATGCAGTACACCCTGGTATTGTTGCCACAGAGCTTGGCAGGCACACTGGTCTGCACCGATCTTGGCTCTCCAGCACTGCTCTCG GTCCTTTTTTCTCCCTGTTGGTAAAGAACCCAGAGCTTGGGTCCCAGCCCAGCATCTACATGGCGGTGGCCGAGGAGATGGAAGGGGTGACGGGACGCTACTATGACGTGTTGTCAGAAAAGGAGCCGGCACCCCAGGCTATGGATGAGGAGGCAGCTCGCAGGCTGTGGGAGATCAGCAGCAGGCTAGTGGGCCTGGAGGAGAAAGAACTGTCTAGCATGCCAGCACAAAGTCAGCTCAGTGCTGAGAAGACACATGGACACAGCATGGGACCAGTTGTTGGAGCTGCTGGCTTGTAG
- the LOC133655601 gene encoding retinol dehydrogenase 13-like isoform X2: protein MGCRDMEKCEAAAREIRGNTLNPHVYACKLDLASMASIREFAVRIKEKEQRVDVLINNAGVMRCPPWKTEDGFEMQFGVNHLGHFLLTNLLLDKLKESAPSRVINLASLAHIVGKMDFDDLNWERKKYDTKQAYCQSKLANVLFTRELAKRLQGTGITVNAVHPGIVATELGRHTGLHRSWLSSTALGPFFSLLVKNPELGSQPSIYMAVAEEMEGVTGRYYDVLSEKEPAPQAMDEEAARRLWEISSRLVGLEEKELSSMPAQSQLSAEKTHGHSMGPVVGAAGL, encoded by the exons ATGGGATGCCGAGACATGGAAAAGTGTGAGGCGGCTGCCAGAGAAATCCGCGGCAACACCCTGAATCCTCATGTCTATGCATGTAAGCTGGACTTGGCCTCTATGGCATCCATACGGGAGTTTGCAGTGAGGATCAAAGAAA AGGAGCAGCGTGTGGACGTATTAATAAACAATGCAGGGGTCATGAGATGTCCCCCCTGGAAAACAGAGGATGGATTTGAGATGCAGTTTGGAGTTAATCATTTAG GCCACTTCTTATTGACAAATCTTTTGCTGGATAAGTTAAAAGAGTCCGCCCCCAGCAGAGTGATCAACCTTGCCTCGCTCGCCCACATCGTTGGAAAGATGGACTTTGACGACCTTAACTGGGAGAGGAAGAAGTATGACACCAAGCAAGCGTACTGTCAGAGCAAGCTTGCCAATGTTCTCTTTACAAGAGAGCTGGCCAAGCGCTTACAAG GAACAGGAATCACAGTGAATGCAGTACACCCTGGTATTGTTGCCACAGAGCTTGGCAGGCACACTGGTCTGCACCGATCTTGGCTCTCCAGCACTGCTCTCG GTCCTTTTTTCTCCCTGTTGGTAAAGAACCCAGAGCTTGGGTCCCAGCCCAGCATCTACATGGCGGTGGCCGAGGAGATGGAAGGGGTGACGGGACGCTACTATGACGTGTTGTCAGAAAAGGAGCCGGCACCCCAGGCTATGGATGAGGAGGCAGCTCGCAGGCTGTGGGAGATCAGCAGCAGGCTAGTGGGCCTGGAGGAGAAAGAACTGTCTAGCATGCCAGCACAAAGTCAGCTCAGTGCTGAGAAGACACATGGACACAGCATGGGACCAGTTGTTGGAGCTGCTGGCTTGTAG